The following proteins are encoded in a genomic region of Takifugu rubripes chromosome 9, fTakRub1.2, whole genome shotgun sequence:
- the utp4 gene encoding U3 small nucleolar RNA-associated protein 4 homolog, producing the protein AVLGPPVVLLLRLLQALCSLLVPPILVLGLGQLECRYLHTLKPNLGSPQPVHLLCTSDDGRWLAAADAGCQVQVYDLQSLKLHCTLPTHRSCPTAIAIHPTGGTLVSVHADQQIFEYSLVQREYTRWSRALLKHGLHPLWVERDTPVTHIGYSGRNAAHILLHDLFMLCVVDQTLPFPDPKAMFYNQMTLRSLPESQRANTAHAFKVCKNFQHLLCVGVLDDHSLVAVERPLLDIMSQLPAPVRQKKFAT; encoded by the exons GAGCTGTGCTGGGCCCACCAGTTGTGCTTCTCCTCCGACTCCTCCAAGCTCTTTGCTCTCTGCTCGTTCCTCCCATCCTTGTTCTTGGACTCGGCCAGCTGGAGTGCAGATATCTGCACACGCTCAAGCCTAATCTAg GGTCTCCTCAGCCCGTCCACCTGCTGTGCACCAGTGACGATGGGAGGTGGCTCGCAGCAGCTGACGCCGGCTGCCAGGTGCAGGTGTACGACCTCCAGAGCCTGAAG CTCCACTGCACCCTCCCCACGCACCGTTCCTGCCCCACCGCCATCGCCATCCACCCCACCGGCGGCACCCTGGTGTCCGTGCACGCTGACCAGCAG ATCTTCGAGTACTCGCTGGTGCAGCGGGAGTACACGCGGTGGAGCCGGGCGCTGCTGAAGCACGGGCTGCACCCGCTGTGGGTGGAGCGGGACACGCCCGTCACCCACATCGGCTACAGCGGGAGGAACGCCGCCCACATCCTCCTGCACGACCTCTTCATGCTGTGCGTCGTCGACCAGACGCTG CCCTTCCCCGACCCAAAGGCCATGTTCTACAACCAGATGACCCTGAGGAGCCTCCCCGAGTCCCAGAGGGCCAACACAGCCCACGCCTTCAAGGTCTGCAAGAACTT CCAGCACCTCCTGTGTGTCGGCGTGCTGGACGACCATTCCCTGGTGGCGgtggagcgccccctgctggacatcaTGTCCCAGCTCCCTGCACCTGTCAGGCAGAAGAAGTTTGCCACATAA
- the LOC101068552 gene encoding interleukin-17F-like: MKQFLTFVLLLVSACTGESNRCYDEHELSEAANRKLRSHYPQPAEPSPAAAADSSYTCPLELYLQKDLPPHLSGRSLSPWRYVTVPLGDSFPSSYTEAQCLCSGCILVPDSPQNQVLLTETHDYNSVPIKQNRVFLRKELCADGKKHHLKPVTIQVAVGCTCVRPKTTS; this comes from the exons ATGAAGCAG TTTCTAACATTCGTCCTTCTCTTGGTGTCCGCGTGCACCGGTGAGTCCAACCGCTGCTACGATGAGCACGAGCTGAGCGAGGCAGCCAACCGGAAGCTGCGGAGCCACTACCCGCAGCCGGCCGAGCCGTCACCTGCGGCGGCCGCGGACTCCTCATACACCTGCCCGCTAGAGCTGTACCTGCAGAAGgacctgcctcctcacctgagCGGAAGGTCGCTGTCTCCATGGAGATACGT aaCCGTCCCCCTTGGGGACTCCTTCCCGTCCAGCTATACTGAGGCCCAGTGCCTGTGTTCCGGGTGCATCCTGGTCCCGGACTCTCCCCAGAACCAGGTTCTGCTCACAGAGACCCACGACTACAACTCCGTCCCGATCAAGCAGAACCGAGTGTTCCTCAGAAAAGAACTCTGTGCCGATGGTAAGAAGCACCATCTGAAGCCGGTCACCATACAGGTGGCGGTGGGCTGCACCTGTGTCCGACCCAAGACCACCTCCTAG